The following coding sequences lie in one Arabidopsis thaliana chromosome 3, partial sequence genomic window:
- a CDS encoding uncharacterized protein (unknown protein; FUNCTIONS IN: molecular_function unknown; INVOLVED IN: biological_process unknown; LOCATED IN: endomembrane system; EXPRESSED IN: 19 plant structures; EXPRESSED DURING: 11 growth stages; Has 15 Blast hits to 15 proteins in 7 species: Archae - 0; Bacteria - 0; Metazoa - 0; Fungi - 0; Plants - 15; Viruses - 0; Other Eukaryotes - 0 (source: NCBI BLink).), giving the protein MANKALIHLLVIFFLALSHIFFFPSHASRLGSLMEKPKIVRPQQDTLMDVKKEVEERMVMELNDYPGSGANNRHLPRQRGCVVDC; this is encoded by the exons ATGGCTAACAAAGCTCTCATTCATCTcctcgtcatcttcttcttggctCTATCacacatcttcttcttcccttccCATGCTTCGA GACTTGGGAGTTTGATGGAGAAGCCAAAAATTGTTCGACCTCAACAAGATACACTAATG GATGTGAAGAAGGAGGTCGAAGAAAGGATGGTGATGGAGTTAAACGACTATCCAGGTTCGGGTGCAAACAATCGCCATTTGCCACGACAACGAGGCTGCGTCGTTGATTGCTGA
- the MDH gene encoding malate dehydrogenase (malate dehydrogenase (MDH); FUNCTIONS IN: in 6 functions; INVOLVED IN: response to cold; LOCATED IN: in 8 components; EXPRESSED IN: 25 plant structures; EXPRESSED DURING: 14 growth stages; CONTAINS InterPro DOMAIN/s: Lactate/malate dehydrogenase, C-terminal (InterPro:IPR022383), Malate dehydrogenase, NAD-dependent, eukaryote/gamma proteobacteria (InterPro:IPR010097), NAD(P)-binding domain (InterPro:IPR016040), L-lactate/malate dehydrogenase (InterPro:IPR001557), Lactate/malate dehydrogenase, N-terminal (InterPro:IPR001236), Malate dehydrogenase, active site (InterPro:IPR001252), Lactate dehydrogenase/glycoside hydrolase, family 4, C-terminal (InterPro:IPR015955); BEST Arabidopsis thaliana protein match is: peroxisomal NAD-malate dehydrogenase 1 (TAIR:AT2G22780.1); Has 17295 Blast hits to 17293 proteins in 5537 species: Archae - 237; Bacteria - 12026; Metazoa - 1437; Fungi - 394; Plants - 805; Viruses - 0; Other Eukaryotes - 2396 (source: NCBI BLink).), protein MATATSASLFSTVSSSYSKASSIPHSRLQSVKFNSVPSFTGLKSTSLISGSDSSSLAKTLRGSVTKAQTSDKKPYGFKINASYKVAVLGAAGGIGQPLSLLIKMSPLVSTLHLYDIANVKGVAADLSHCNTPSQVRDFTGPSELADCLKDVNVVVIPAGVPRKPGMTRDDLFNINANIVKTLVEAVAENCPNAFIHIISNPVNSTVPIAAEVLKKKGVYDPKKLFGVTTLDVVRANTFVSQKKNLKLIDVDVPVIGGHAGITILPLLSKTKPSVNFTDEEIQELTVRIQNAGTEVVDAKAGAGSATLSMAYAAARFVESSLRALDGDGDVYECSFVESTLTDLPFFASRVKIGKNGLEAVIESDLQGLTEYEQKALEALKVELKASIDKGVAFANKPAAAAAN, encoded by the coding sequence ATGGCAACAGCAACATcagcttctctgttttcaactgtttcttcatcttacTCCAAAGCTAGCTCCATACCACATTCAAGACTCCAATCTGTGAAATTCAACTCAGTCCCTAGCTTCACCGGTCTCAAATCAACCTCTCTCATCTCCGGATCTGATTCCTCTTCCTTAGCCAAGACTCTACGCGGTTCCGTAACGAAAGCACAAACATCTGACAAGAAGCCTTACGGATTCAAAATCAACGCTTCATACAAAGTAGCTGTTCTTGGTGCTGCTGGTGGTATAGGTCAGCCTTTATCACTTCTCATCAAGATGTCTCCGTTAGTCTCTACGCTTCATCTTTACGATATCGCCAATGTTAAAGGAGTTGCTGCTGATCTAAGTCATTGTAACACTCCTTCTCAAGTTCGTGATTTCACTGGTCCTTCTGAGTTAGCTGATTGTTTGAAAGATGTTAACGTTGTTGTCATCCCTGCTGGTGTGCCGAGGAAACCCGGTATGACTCGTGACGATCTTTTCAACATCAATGCCAATATTGTCAAGACTCTTGTTGAAGCTGTTGCTGAGAATTGCCCTAATGCTTTCATTCATATTATTAGTAACCCGGTTAACTCTACGGTACCTATTGCTGCTGaagtgttgaagaagaaaggtgtTTATGATCCTAAGAAGCTGTTTGGTGTCACTACTTTGGATGTTGTGAGGGCTAACACTTTTGTTtctcagaagaagaatcttaagCTTATTGATGTTGATGTTCCGGTTATTGGTGGACATGCTGGAATCACCATTTTGCCTCTCCTCTCGAAGACAAAACCGTCTGTTAACTTTACTGATGAAGAGATCCAAGAGCTCACTGTTAGGATTCAGAACGCTGGTACTGAGGTTGTTGATGCTAAGGCAGGTGCAGGTTCAGCTACTTTGTCAATGGCTTATGCTGCTGCTAGATTTGTAGAGTCATCTCTTCGTGCTCTTGATGGAGACGGAGATGTCTACGAGTGCTCGTTTGTGGAGTCGACTCTGACTGATCTTCCTTTCTTTGCATCACGGGTTAAGATAGGGAAGAACGGTCTTGAAGCTGTGATTGAGTCAGACCTTCAGGGATTGACTGAGTATGAGCAGAAAGCACTAGAAGCTCTTAAGGTAGAATTGAAAGCTAGCATTGACAAGGGTGTCGCATTTGCAAACAAACCAGCTGCTGCAGCAGCTAACTAG
- a CDS encoding HNH endonuclease — protein MDWPTTTLISRRICNLLIFFVKLNHKNLSIDSDNPQHSAMKPDPTRRRNRALSSSSPSKTRPELSSGSPNRNTGEARGGKVKTSATLLDREEMGLFPGSGYGDPNPEPRSFPYSVKQQCWEKAEKIKGRDPERWRRDHLGNIVFRKLVGCPGCLCHDYDHIVPYSKGGKSTLENCQVLQVCSHSYENLN, from the exons ATGGATTGGCCTACGACGACTCTCATCTCCCGAAGAATCTgtaatcttttgattttcttcgtCAAATTAAACCACAAAAACCTCTCCATCGATTCGGATAATCCACAACACTCTGCGATGAAACCCGACCCGACCAGACGCAGAAACAGAgccttatcttcttcttctccatcaaagACCCGACCCGAACTATCTTCCGGGTCTCCCAACCGGAATACCGGTGAAGCCCGTGGTGGAAAGGTGAAAACTTCGGCCACTTTACTCGACCGGGAGGAGATGGGTCTTTTTCCCGGGTCGGGTTACGGTGACCCGAATCCAGAACCTAGGAGCTTTCCTTATAGTGTGAAGCAGCAATGTTGGGAAAAAGCAGAGAAGATTAAAGGAAGAGATCCTGAGCGTTGGAGGAGAGATCATTTAGGGAACATTGTGTTTAGGAAGCTTGTTGGTTGTCCTGGATGCTTGTGTCATGATTATGATCACATTGTTCCTTACTCCAAG GGCGGCAAGAGCACTCTGGAAAACTGTCAGGTTTTGCAGGTATGCAGTCACTCGtatgaaaatttaaactaa
- a CDS encoding HNH endonuclease (HNH endonuclease; BEST Arabidopsis thaliana protein match is: HNH endonuclease domain-containing protein (TAIR:AT1G18680.1); Has 35333 Blast hits to 34131 proteins in 2444 species: Archae - 798; Bacteria - 22429; Metazoa - 974; Fungi - 991; Plants - 531; Viruses - 0; Other Eukaryotes - 9610 (source: NCBI BLink).) gives MDWPTTTLISRRICNLLIFFVKLNHKNLSIDSDNPQHSAMKPDPTRRRNRALSSSSPSKTRPELSSGSPNRNTGEARGGKVKTSATLLDREEMGLFPGSGYGDPNPEPRSFPYSVKQQCWEKAEKIKGRDPERWRRDHLGNIVFRKLVGCPGCLCHDYDHIVPYSKVCPLQFSLHE, from the coding sequence ATGGATTGGCCTACGACGACTCTCATCTCCCGAAGAATCTgtaatcttttgattttcttcgtCAAATTAAACCACAAAAACCTCTCCATCGATTCGGATAATCCACAACACTCTGCGATGAAACCCGACCCGACCAGACGCAGAAACAGAgccttatcttcttcttctccatcaaagACCCGACCCGAACTATCTTCCGGGTCTCCCAACCGGAATACCGGTGAAGCCCGTGGTGGAAAGGTGAAAACTTCGGCCACTTTACTCGACCGGGAGGAGATGGGTCTTTTTCCCGGGTCGGGTTACGGTGACCCGAATCCAGAACCTAGGAGCTTTCCTTATAGTGTGAAGCAGCAATGTTGGGAAAAAGCAGAGAAGATTAAAGGAAGAGATCCTGAGCGTTGGAGGAGAGATCATTTAGGGAACATTGTGTTTAGGAAGCTTGTTGGTTGTCCTGGATGCTTGTGTCATGATTATGATCACATTGTTCCTTACTCCAAGGTTTGTCCTTTACAATTCTCACTTCACGAATAA
- a CDS encoding HNH endonuclease (HNH endonuclease; FUNCTIONS IN: endonuclease activity, nucleic acid binding; INVOLVED IN: biological_process unknown; LOCATED IN: chloroplast; EXPRESSED IN: 23 plant structures; EXPRESSED DURING: 13 growth stages; CONTAINS InterPro DOMAIN/s: HNH endonuclease (InterPro:IPR002711); BEST Arabidopsis thaliana protein match is: HNH endonuclease domain-containing protein (TAIR:AT1G18680.1).) translates to MKPDPTRRRNRALSSSSPSKTRPELSSGSPNRNTGEARGGKVKTSATLLDREEMGLFPGSGYGDPNPEPRSFPYSVKQQCWEKAEKIKGRDPERWRRDHLGNIVFRKLVGCPGCLCHDYDHIVPYSKDMCPLEHAFDEPHKDFLDLKGGKSTLENCQVLQAKVNRSKGNKTDISRSELIQRSSYCRVAGRDMDLIELTAYGNVQRAPTSSGCRIQ, encoded by the exons ATGAAACCCGACCCGACCAGACGCAGAAACAGAgccttatcttcttcttctccatcaaagACCCGACCCGAACTATCTTCCGGGTCTCCCAACCGGAATACCGGTGAAGCCCGTGGTGGAAAGGTGAAAACTTCGGCCACTTTACTCGACCGGGAGGAGATGGGTCTTTTTCCCGGGTCGGGTTACGGTGACCCGAATCCAGAACCTAGGAGCTTTCCTTATAGTGTGAAGCAGCAATGTTGGGAAAAAGCAGAGAAGATTAAAGGAAGAGATCCTGAGCGTTGGAGGAGAGATCATTTAGGGAACATTGTGTTTAGGAAGCTTGTTGGTTGTCCTGGATGCTTGTGTCATGATTATGATCACATTGTTCCTTACTCCAAG GATATGTGTCCATTAGAACACGCATTTGATGAACCCCATAAAGATTTCTTGGATCTAAAA GGCGGCAAGAGCACTCTGGAAAACTGTCAGGTTTTGCAG GCAAAGGTAAACCGATCAAAGGGTAATAAAACCGATATTTCTCGATCCGAGCTTATCCAAAGGAGTTCTTACTGTCGAGTCGCTG GCCGAGATATGGATCTGATTGAGCTAACAGCTTACGGGAATGTACAGCGTGCACCTACGTCTAGCGGATGCAGAATTCAGTGA
- the CDF3 gene encoding cycling DOF factor 3 (cycling DOF factor 3 (CDF3); CONTAINS InterPro DOMAIN/s: Zinc finger, Dof-type (InterPro:IPR003851); BEST Arabidopsis thaliana protein match is: cycling DOF factor 1 (TAIR:AT5G62430.1); Has 1160 Blast hits to 1145 proteins in 79 species: Archae - 0; Bacteria - 0; Metazoa - 13; Fungi - 10; Plants - 1084; Viruses - 0; Other Eukaryotes - 53 (source: NCBI BLink).) produces the protein MMMETRDPAIKLFGMKIPFPSVFESAVTVEDDEEDDWSGGDDKSPEKVTPELSDKNNNNCNDNSFNNSKPETLDKEEATSTDQIESSDTPEDNQQTTPDGKTLKKPTKILPCPRCKSMETKFCYYNNYNINQPRHFCKACQRYWTAGGTMRNVPVGAGRRKNKSSSSHYRHITISEALEAARLDPGLQANTRVLSFGLEAQQQHVAAPMTPVMKLQEDQKVSNGARNRFHGLADQRLVARVENGDDCSSGSSVTTSNNHSVDESRAQSGSVVEAQMNNNNNNNMNGYACIPGVPWPYTWNPAMPPPGFYPPPGYPMPFYPYWTIPMLPPHQSSSPISQKCSNTNSPTLGKHPRDEGSSKKDNETERKQKAGCVLVPKTLRIDDPNEAAKSSIWTTLGIKNEAMCKAGGMFKGFDHKTKMYNNDKAENSPVLSANPAALSRSHNFHEQI, from the exons atgatgatggaGACTAGAGATCCAGCTATTAAGCTTTTCGGTATGAAAATCCCTTTTCCGTCGGTTTTTGAATCGGCAGTTACGGTGGAggatgacgaagaagatgactggAGCGGCGGAGATGACAAATCACCAGAGAAG GTAACTCCAGAGTTATCAgataagaacaacaacaactgtAACGACAACAGTTTTAACAATTCGAAACCCGAAACCTTGGACAAAGAGGAAGCGACATCAACTGATCAGATAGAGAGTAGTGACACGCCTGAGGATAATCAGCAGACGACACCTGATGGTAAAACCCTAAAGAAACCGACTAAGATTCTACCGTGTCCGAGATGCAAAAGCATGGAGACCAAGTTCTGTTATTACAACAACTACAACATAAACCAGCCTCGTCATTTCTGCAAGGCTTGTCAGAGATATTGGACTGCTGGAGGGACTATGAGGAATGTTCCTGTGGGGGCAGGACGTCGTAAGAACAAAAGCTCATCTTCTCATTACCGTCACATCACTATTTCCGAGGCTCTTGAGGCTGCGAGGCTTGACCCGGGCTTACAGGCAAACACAAGGGTCTTGAGTTTTGGTCTCGAAGCTCAGCAGCAGCACGTTGCTGCTCCCATGACACCTGTGATGAAGCTACAAGAAGATCAAAAGGTCTCAAACGGTGCTAGGAACAGGTTTCACGGGTTAGCGGATCAACGGCTTGTAGCTCGGGTAGAGAATGGAGATGATTGCTCAAGCGGATCCTCTGTGACCACCTCTAACAATCACTCAGTGGATGAATCAAGAGCACAAAGCGGCAGTGTTGTTGAAGCACaaatgaacaacaacaacaacaataacatgAATGGTTATGCTTGCATCCCAGGTGTTCCATGGCCTTACACGTGGAATCCAGCGATGCCTCCACCAGGTTTTTACCCGCCTCCAGGGTATCCAATGCCGTTTTACCCTTACTGGACCATCCCAATGCTACCACCGCATCAATCCTCATCGCCTATAAGCCAAAAGTGTTCAAATACAAACTCTCCGACTCTCGGAAAGCATCCGAGAGATGAAGGATCATCGAAAAAGGACAACGAGACAGAGCGAAAACAGAAGGCCGGGTGCGTTCTGGTCCCGAAAACGTTGAGAATAGATGATCCTAACGAAGCAGCAAAGAGCTCGATATGGACAACATTGGGAATCAAGAACGAGGCGATGTGCAAAGCCGGTGGTATGTTCAAAGGGTTTGATCATAAGACAAAGATGTATAACAACGACAAAGCTGAGAACTCCCCTGTTCTTTCTGCTAACCCTGCTGCTCTATCAAGATCACACAATTTCCATGAACAGATTTAG
- a CDS encoding HNH endonuclease, which translates to MSNEPIYLCSYVYGPNEIKRMDWPTTTLISRRICNLLIFFVKLNHKNLSIDSDNPQHSAMKPDPTRRRNRALSSSSPSKTRPELSSGSPNRNTGEARGGKVKTSATLLDREEMGLFPGSGYGDPNPEPRSFPYSVKQQCWEKAEKIKGRDPERWRRDHLGNIVFRKLVGCPGCLCHDYDHIVPYSKGGKSTLENCQVLQVCSHSYENLN; encoded by the exons ATGAGTAACGAGCCCATATATTTATGTTCGTATGTTTATGGGCCTAATGAGATTAAGAGAATGGATTGGCCTACGACGACTCTCATCTCCCGAAGAATCTgtaatcttttgattttcttcgtCAAATTAAACCACAAAAACCTCTCCATCGATTCGGATAATCCACAACACTCTGCGATGAAACCCGACCCGACCAGACGCAGAAACAGAgccttatcttcttcttctccatcaaagACCCGACCCGAACTATCTTCCGGGTCTCCCAACCGGAATACCGGTGAAGCCCGTGGTGGAAAGGTGAAAACTTCGGCCACTTTACTCGACCGGGAGGAGATGGGTCTTTTTCCCGGGTCGGGTTACGGTGACCCGAATCCAGAACCTAGGAGCTTTCCTTATAGTGTGAAGCAGCAATGTTGGGAAAAAGCAGAGAAGATTAAAGGAAGAGATCCTGAGCGTTGGAGGAGAGATCATTTAGGGAACATTGTGTTTAGGAAGCTTGTTGGTTGTCCTGGATGCTTGTGTCATGATTATGATCACATTGTTCCTTACTCCAAG GGCGGCAAGAGCACTCTGGAAAACTGTCAGGTTTTGCAGGTATGCAGTCACTCGtatgaaaatttaaactaa
- a CDS encoding HNH endonuclease produces MSNEPIYLCSYVYGPNEIKRMDWPTTTLISRRICNLLIFFVKLNHKNLSIDSDNPQHSAMKPDPTRRRNRALSSSSPSKTRPELSSGSPNRNTGEARGGKVKTSATLLDREEMGLFPGSGYGDPNPEPRSFPYSVKQQCWEKAEKIKGRDPERWRRDHLGNIVFRKLVGCPGCLCHDYDHIVPYSKGGKSTLENCQVLQAKVNRSKGNKTDISRSELIQRSSYCRVAGRDMDLIELTAYGNVQRAPTSSGCRIQ; encoded by the exons ATGAGTAACGAGCCCATATATTTATGTTCGTATGTTTATGGGCCTAATGAGATTAAGAGAATGGATTGGCCTACGACGACTCTCATCTCCCGAAGAATCTgtaatcttttgattttcttcgtCAAATTAAACCACAAAAACCTCTCCATCGATTCGGATAATCCACAACACTCTGCGATGAAACCCGACCCGACCAGACGCAGAAACAGAgccttatcttcttcttctccatcaaagACCCGACCCGAACTATCTTCCGGGTCTCCCAACCGGAATACCGGTGAAGCCCGTGGTGGAAAGGTGAAAACTTCGGCCACTTTACTCGACCGGGAGGAGATGGGTCTTTTTCCCGGGTCGGGTTACGGTGACCCGAATCCAGAACCTAGGAGCTTTCCTTATAGTGTGAAGCAGCAATGTTGGGAAAAAGCAGAGAAGATTAAAGGAAGAGATCCTGAGCGTTGGAGGAGAGATCATTTAGGGAACATTGTGTTTAGGAAGCTTGTTGGTTGTCCTGGATGCTTGTGTCATGATTATGATCACATTGTTCCTTACTCCAAG GGCGGCAAGAGCACTCTGGAAAACTGTCAGGTTTTGCAG GCAAAGGTAAACCGATCAAAGGGTAATAAAACCGATATTTCTCGATCCGAGCTTATCCAAAGGAGTTCTTACTGTCGAGTCGCTG GCCGAGATATGGATCTGATTGAGCTAACAGCTTACGGGAATGTACAGCGTGCACCTACGTCTAGCGGATGCAGAATTCAGTGA
- a CDS encoding HNH endonuclease (HNH endonuclease; FUNCTIONS IN: nucleic acid binding, endonuclease activity; INVOLVED IN: biological_process unknown; EXPRESSED IN: 23 plant structures; EXPRESSED DURING: 13 growth stages; CONTAINS InterPro DOMAIN/s: HNH nuclease (InterPro:IPR003615), HNH endonuclease (InterPro:IPR002711); BEST Arabidopsis thaliana protein match is: HNH endonuclease domain-containing protein (TAIR:AT1G18680.1); Has 116 Blast hits to 116 proteins in 31 species: Archae - 0; Bacteria - 23; Metazoa - 0; Fungi - 0; Plants - 76; Viruses - 0; Other Eukaryotes - 17 (source: NCBI BLink).) produces MDWPTTTLISRRICNLLIFFVKLNHKNLSIDSDNPQHSAMKPDPTRRRNRALSSSSPSKTRPELSSGSPNRNTGEARGGKVKTSATLLDREEMGLFPGSGYGDPNPEPRSFPYSVKQQCWEKAEKIKGRDPERWRRDHLGNIVFRKLVGCPGCLCHDYDHIVPYSKGGKSTLENCQVLQAKVNRSKGNKTDISRSELIQRSSYCRVAGRDMDLIELTAYGNVQRAPTSSGCRIQ; encoded by the exons ATGGATTGGCCTACGACGACTCTCATCTCCCGAAGAATCTgtaatcttttgattttcttcgtCAAATTAAACCACAAAAACCTCTCCATCGATTCGGATAATCCACAACACTCTGCGATGAAACCCGACCCGACCAGACGCAGAAACAGAgccttatcttcttcttctccatcaaagACCCGACCCGAACTATCTTCCGGGTCTCCCAACCGGAATACCGGTGAAGCCCGTGGTGGAAAGGTGAAAACTTCGGCCACTTTACTCGACCGGGAGGAGATGGGTCTTTTTCCCGGGTCGGGTTACGGTGACCCGAATCCAGAACCTAGGAGCTTTCCTTATAGTGTGAAGCAGCAATGTTGGGAAAAAGCAGAGAAGATTAAAGGAAGAGATCCTGAGCGTTGGAGGAGAGATCATTTAGGGAACATTGTGTTTAGGAAGCTTGTTGGTTGTCCTGGATGCTTGTGTCATGATTATGATCACATTGTTCCTTACTCCAAG GGCGGCAAGAGCACTCTGGAAAACTGTCAGGTTTTGCAG GCAAAGGTAAACCGATCAAAGGGTAATAAAACCGATATTTCTCGATCCGAGCTTATCCAAAGGAGTTCTTACTGTCGAGTCGCTG GCCGAGATATGGATCTGATTGAGCTAACAGCTTACGGGAATGTACAGCGTGCACCTACGTCTAGCGGATGCAGAATTCAGTGA